One Roseburia rectibacter DNA window includes the following coding sequences:
- a CDS encoding polysaccharide deacetylase family protein: MKLRQNREIKKSIKIYRKEVFCGIVGILLISLIVFYTVLNSMENKRTLQVKNDVYSLGRERNETNIYNITINYPQLEDGIGLNIDINKVNSLLKDAAFSVYAKTYVKAVAQLEEEVQDAHAYAGDVIDYDLLWLDNDYISLVFSIDSCVGGPSYTHQYPVTIDIEKGQYIYFSDFADINEVLQALQTGNFEVYAGTYSEFSSEDAHAPDVIKQFSETFQEQVSASTTGEGFDCFSSQNIGLDQQYLYIYFPFEKGISFHGYYILGIPKNKLENQN; this comes from the coding sequence ATGAAGTTAAGACAGAATAGAGAGATTAAGAAAAGTATAAAAATATATAGGAAAGAGGTATTTTGCGGAATAGTTGGTATTTTGCTCATAAGCTTGATTGTTTTTTATACAGTATTAAACAGCATGGAGAATAAGCGAACTTTACAAGTGAAGAATGATGTATACTCTCTTGGAAGGGAAAGAAATGAAACAAATATATACAATATAACGATAAATTATCCACAATTGGAAGATGGTATCGGTTTGAACATAGACATAAATAAAGTGAACTCACTTTTAAAAGATGCTGCATTTTCTGTGTATGCGAAAACATATGTGAAAGCCGTTGCACAGCTGGAAGAGGAAGTTCAAGATGCACATGCCTATGCAGGCGATGTAATTGATTATGATCTTCTGTGGTTGGATAATGATTATATAAGTCTAGTTTTTTCTATAGATTCGTGTGTGGGAGGACCGTCCTATACGCATCAATATCCGGTTACTATTGATATAGAAAAAGGGCAATACATTTACTTTAGTGATTTTGCAGACATTAATGAGGTACTGCAAGCGCTGCAGACGGGAAATTTTGAGGTATATGCAGGAACTTACAGTGAATTTAGTTCCGAAGATGCGCATGCCCCGGATGTAATTAAACAGTTTTCGGAAACGTTTCAAGAACAAGTTAGTGCAAGTACGACAGGAGAAGGTTTTGACTGTTTTAGTAGTCAGAATATTGGGTTAGATCAACAGTATTTATATATTTATTTCCCTTTTGAAAAAGGAATATCTTTTCATGGATATTATATTTTAGGTATTCCAAAGAATAAATTGGAGAACCAGAATTGA